In a single window of the Nicotiana tomentosiformis chromosome 8, ASM39032v3, whole genome shotgun sequence genome:
- the LOC104101855 gene encoding vacuolar-processing enzyme-like, translated as MIVRYVVSAILIIGLSVVAAVDGRDVLKLPSEASTFFSGNYDDDSIGTKWAVLVAGSRGYWNYRHQADVCHAYQLLKKGGLKDENIIVFMYDDIAHNFENPRPGVIINSPNGDDVYKGVPKDYTGHHVTANNFLAVILGNKAALSGGSGKVVESGPNDHIFIFYSDHGGPGVLGMPSGPYLYADDLIDVLKRKHASGTYKSLVFYIEACESGSIFEGLLPEGLNIYATTASNAEEDSWGTYCPGDYPGPPPEYQTCLGDLYAVSWMEDSEKHNLRRETLGMQYELVKRRTANSFPYASSHVMQYGDLKLMDDPLSLYMGTNPANDNYTFLDENSSLLSAKPVNQRDADLLHFWDKFLKAPQGSVRKVEAQKQLSEAMSHRMHIDDSIVLVGRLLFGIEKGPDVLIRVRPTGEPLVDDWNCLKSFVRTFETRCGSLSQYGMKHMRAVANICNSGITMEQIAKVSAQACVSIPSNSWSSLDEGFSA; from the exons ATGATTGTTCGCTACGTTGTGAGTGCTATCTTGATCATTGGACTGTCAGTTGTCGCCGCCGTTGACGGCAGGGATGTGCTGAAATTACCATCGGAAGCATCAACGTTTTTCAGTGGTAATTATGATGATGATTCAATTGGTACTAAATGGGCTGTGTTGGTTGCTGGATCAAGAGGCTACTGGAATTACAGGCACCAG GCAGATGTTTGTCACGCATATCAGCTGTTGAAGAAAGGTGGCCTCAAGGATGAGAATATTATTGTGTTTATGTATGATGACATTGCTCATAATTTTGAAAATCCTAGGCCAGGAGTCATCATAAATAGCCCTAATGGTGACGATGTCTATAAAGGAGTTCCAAAG GATTATACAGGGCATCATGTTACAGCCAACAACTTTCTTGCTGTTATCCTTGGGAACAAAGCCGCTCTTAGTGGAGGCAGTGGGAAGGTGGTGGAAAGTGGTCCAAATGATCATATCTTCATCTTCTACAGTGATCATGGTGGTCCTGGAGTGCTTG GGATGCCTAGTGGCCCTTATCTCTATGCTGATGATTTAATTGATGTCTTGAAAAGGAAGCATGCTTCAGGGACATACAAAAGCTTA GTCTTTTACATTGAGGCTTGTGAATCTGGGAGTATATTTGAGGGCCTTCTACCTGAAGGTCTTAATATCTATGCAACAACAGCATCAAATGCTGAAGAGGACAGTTGGGGAACCTACTGTCCAGGAGACTATCCAGGTCCTCCTCCAGAATACCAGACCTGCTTGGGTGACTTGTACGCTGTATCTTGGATGGAAGATAG TGAAAAACACAATCTCCGAAGAGAAACTTTAGGAATGCAATATGAGCTG GTTAAAAGGAGAACTGCTAACTCATTTCCCTATGCAAGTTCGCATGTCATGCAATATGGTGATCTGAAGCTAATGGATGATCCTCTTTCCCTTTATATGGGCACCAATCCCGCAAATGATAATTACACTTTTCTGGACGAGAATTCCTCACTGCTCTCCGCAAAGCCTGTTAACCAACGTGATGCAGATCTTTTGCATTTCTGGGACAAG TTCCTCAAGGCTCCTCAAGGTTCTGTTAGGAAAGTTGAAGCCCAGAAGCAGCTGAGTGAAGCTATGTCACACAGAATGCACATAGATGACAGCATTGTTCTTGTTGGGAGGCTTCTATTCGGAATTGAGAAAGGTCCTGACGTGCTGATTAGAGTCCGACCTACTGGCGAGCCTCTTGTTGATGATTGGAATTGTCTTAAATCCTTT GTAAGAACATTTGAGACACGTTGTGGATCATTGTCCCAGTATGGAATGAAACATATGCGTGCTGTTGCTAACATATGCAACTCTGGTATAACAATGGAGCAGATAGCCAAAGTATCAGCACAAGCTTGTGTGAGTATTCCTTCCAACTCTTGGAGTTCTCTCGACGAGGGATTTAGTGCATAG